A region of Cardinium endosymbiont of Sogatella furcifera DNA encodes the following proteins:
- a CDS encoding adhesin, whose product MAITSREALKKSFEKGSIPTQRDFEDLIDSMFHKQDDKIISQDHGLSLSPKGSSAKLITFFNNLNDFKPTWSIEQYPKNTPDFGFNLVDKQGESKLLIQANGHVGIGTTNPSERLTVNGNVSMHGRRGTYTSGTVPGDGNWYNITPPLNACHAFEVIAKIGKQGRGLYAMTHAIALSTFGDSSNKIDAVKAYYGSFRNKINLRWVGDTFNYTLQIKTQRDYGEGSLIKYYVTNLWWEEEEYEAVQQ is encoded by the coding sequence ATGGCAATCACTAGTAGAGAGGCACTAAAGAAAAGCTTTGAAAAAGGATCTATCCCTACCCAACGTGATTTTGAGGATTTGATAGACTCCATGTTTCATAAGCAAGATGATAAGATTATTTCTCAGGATCATGGCTTAAGTTTATCTCCTAAAGGGAGTTCCGCTAAGTTGATAACATTTTTCAATAATTTGAACGATTTTAAACCTACTTGGAGCATTGAACAATACCCCAAAAATACCCCAGATTTTGGATTTAATCTTGTTGATAAGCAAGGGGAGAGTAAGCTGCTTATTCAAGCGAATGGACATGTTGGCATAGGTACAACCAATCCATCGGAAAGATTAACCGTAAATGGCAATGTCAGCATGCATGGACGTAGGGGTACGTATACTTCTGGTACAGTGCCTGGTGACGGTAATTGGTATAATATTACCCCTCCATTAAATGCATGCCATGCATTTGAAGTCATCGCTAAAATTGGTAAGCAAGGACGTGGTTTATATGCTATGACCCATGCTATCGCACTAAGTACATTTGGAGATTCCAGTAATAAGATTGATGCTGTAAAGGCCTATTATGGTAGTTTCAGAAATAAAATTAATCTTCGCTGGGTTGGAGATACCTTTAATTATACATTGCAAATAAAAACCCAACGTGATTATGGAGAGGGGAGTCTGATTAAATATTATGTGACCAATTTGTGGTGGGAAGAAGAAGAATATGAAGCCGTCCAGCAATAA
- a CDS encoding type B 50S ribosomal protein L31 has translation MKKEIHPAYRPVVFLDTSSGAKFMTRSTISTSETIEWEDKKTYPLFKVEVSYVSHPFYTGKKIFVDTAGRIERFNQKYKKKNTAALANQ, from the coding sequence ATGAAAAAAGAGATTCATCCAGCATATAGGCCAGTTGTTTTTTTAGATACTTCTAGTGGTGCTAAGTTTATGACCCGCTCTACCATATCTACCTCAGAAACCATTGAGTGGGAGGATAAAAAAACATATCCTTTATTCAAAGTGGAGGTTAGTTATGTGTCACATCCTTTTTATACAGGGAAGAAAATTTTTGTAGATACAGCAGGTAGGATTGAACGTTTCAATCAAAAATATAAAAAGAAAAATACAGCTGCTCTAGCAAATCAATAA
- a CDS encoding ATP-binding protein, with translation MQFAEIPEHHVFKNTLINMALTGRVAHAQLFVGPVGSANLALALAFATYLNCSSRQEADACGRCFSCINMAQFTHPDVQLVFPKKSSGAVLEAPSAYLEAFRNCLKENPFLTLEEWSSAMHYDGNQCQISRRDASSINQQLSLKPFIGPYKIVCIWLPEYLHHTAANALLKTLEEPPVDTVFLLVSSNSDQVISTIRSRSQQHTIPPCSEAAIQQLLCSKHKALDADRCKAIACLAEGNLYKAFQLVEQDVEAHFEQFSHWMRSCYRGDLIKLVGYSEAFYKLSSDAQKAFFAYALQLIRVILLAKLGYPLLHIQPTGEATFCKKFGLTVTIHQLKEMVTQLMQAYYYLERNGHAKMVYTHLSTQIVHIFGAV, from the coding sequence ATGCAATTTGCAGAGATACCTGAGCACCATGTTTTTAAAAACACTTTAATAAACATGGCGCTTACAGGTAGGGTAGCGCATGCGCAGCTTTTTGTAGGTCCTGTTGGTTCTGCGAATCTTGCTTTAGCATTAGCCTTTGCGACTTATTTAAATTGCAGTTCCCGTCAGGAAGCGGATGCTTGTGGCCGTTGTTTTTCTTGTATCAACATGGCGCAATTTACCCATCCAGACGTGCAGTTGGTATTTCCTAAAAAATCAAGTGGTGCTGTTTTGGAAGCACCATCAGCTTATTTAGAAGCATTTCGTAATTGTCTTAAGGAAAATCCTTTTTTAACCCTGGAGGAATGGTCTAGTGCCATGCATTATGATGGTAACCAGTGTCAGATTAGTAGGAGAGATGCCAGTTCCATTAACCAACAACTTAGCTTAAAACCTTTTATTGGCCCCTATAAAATCGTCTGTATATGGCTGCCAGAATATTTGCATCATACAGCAGCTAACGCACTGTTGAAAACCTTAGAAGAGCCCCCCGTAGATACTGTTTTTTTGTTGGTCAGTTCTAATAGTGATCAAGTCATATCCACCATTAGGTCCCGAAGCCAACAGCATACGATTCCCCCTTGTTCAGAAGCAGCTATTCAACAGCTTTTATGCAGTAAGCATAAGGCATTAGATGCGGATCGATGCAAAGCAATAGCCTGCTTAGCCGAAGGGAATCTATATAAAGCTTTTCAATTGGTTGAGCAAGATGTTGAAGCCCATTTTGAGCAGTTTAGCCATTGGATGCGTAGTTGTTATAGGGGTGATTTGATTAAATTGGTGGGGTATTCTGAAGCATTTTACAAACTATCTTCTGATGCACAAAAAGCTTTTTTTGCTTACGCACTACAACTGATCAGGGTCATTTTATTAGCCAAGTTGGGCTACCCGCTTTTACACATACAACCAACTGGTGAAGCAACGTTTTGTAAAAAATTTGGCCTTACTGTGACCATACATCAATTGAAAGAAATGGTTACACAATTGATGCAGGCATATTATTATTTAGAACGTAATGGCCATGCAAAAATGGTTTATACCCATCTGTCTACTCAAATTGTACATATTTTTGGCGCTGTTTAG